One Thalassotalea sediminis DNA segment encodes these proteins:
- a CDS encoding adenylyltransferase/cytidyltransferase family protein produces the protein MKKIGYTTGVFDLFHIGHLNVLKRAKLECDYLIVGVTSDELCLSAKNKKPIIPFPERMEIVENIKFVDEVVPQVNYDKKEAWNNLKFDLMFVGDDWKGTEKWNQIEKEFAEFGVEIIYFPYTSHTSSTKLREVLEKIT, from the coding sequence ATGAAAAAAATTGGCTATACCACAGGCGTATTCGACCTATTTCATATTGGCCACTTAAATGTTTTAAAAAGAGCAAAGCTAGAGTGTGATTATTTAATTGTCGGTGTTACTAGTGATGAACTATGTTTGAGTGCTAAAAATAAAAAGCCAATTATTCCATTTCCAGAAAGAATGGAAATTGTCGAAAATATAAAATTTGTTGATGAAGTGGTACCACAAGTTAACTACGACAAAAAAGAGGCTTGGAATAATTTAAAATTTGATCTGATGTTTGTTGGTGATGATTGGAAAGGTACTGAGAAATGGAATCAAATTGAAAAGGAATTTGCAGAATTTGGTGTAGAAATTATTTATTTTCCTTACACGTCACACACGTCAAGCACTAAGTTAAGAGAAGTGCTAGAAAAAATCACCTAA